gaccccaggaagagtagctgctacttttgcaacagctaatggggatcctaataaaataccaataccaagtgattttaatttaggaaatctgttccaaagtattccctcacataatagagagatatactgtatgtggtcgtatacaaatgtaagcaaggttttagtcaaatattatatctgtttgggcttcttgcagtcaatttgcagtctacaaattatttgtaatttagtTCTGGCCCCCTGACTATCTGCtcaagaaaaaagaaagaaatgtcccatggctgaatctagttgatgatccctggtctagGCTATGATGGTTCAGTAACATCCTTCCATTGCCCGTTGTGTCTTAGTGCTCTAAGAAGTACATCCCTGTTTGTGGGTCCAATGGAGACACCTATCAGAACGAGTGCTTCTTGAGGAGAGCAGCGTGCAAGCAGCAGAAGTCCATATCACAGGTCTCTGAAGGGGCCTGCTATACAGGTGAGTCTTAGTCGCAGGCTGCACACTTTCACTCAAGAGAGTACAGAATCACCTTCATGGAGCACCTTTTTTAACACTTTATTCTGTCCCTAGTCATTTTGTTATTAATAATTTTAGACCAAGCTGAAGCTAACTCATTTTCTATGCTGTAACACACAGATGGCAGTTCTGGATCAGGCGACGGAGGTACAGTGTCATAACTTCGTCTTGCTTCACTTTAATACATTTGACCATGTTATAGTGTTACAGTAATAGCTGGTTAAACATAGCCTGCTTAAACAAAAGCTTTGCAGATCCAAACACTAATAGAACAATATTAACTCTGTTGACAGCTACCATTAACACATTTTTGAAATACTCTCCTTTTCTACAGATGATGAAGGATCAGGCACAGGCAGAAGGAAAAAGCCCACAAAATGCGTCAACTGCAAGTTTGGAGCAGAATGCGATGTGGACTCTGAGGATGTATTGTGAGTACTTTCCACTGCAGCTATTGTGCTCTCAGTAGTCCTAAGGAGGACTCGTCTTCATCAGCTATTGTGCTCTCAGTAGTCCTAAGGAGGACTCGTCTTCATCAGCTATTGTGCTCTCAGTAGTCTCTAAGGAGGACTCGTCTTCATCAGCTATTGTGCTCTCAGTAGTCTCTGAAAGGAGGACTCGTCTTCATCTGGATCCCAATAAGCTGACGCCTTAGCGACCGCTAGTCCTTCATAGATATCTTCGCTTATTTTCTCCATATACTGGGGTCCTGGGTTGTCCCATTCGATTCAAATTGATTGATGGTGTATGTTTAGCACTGTTAATGAACACAGTGTTAATACAATGTTCATTAAACAGATGTTTATTATAAATGTTTTCTTCGACACCCAGGTGTATGTGTAACATTGACTGCAGTGGCCATAATGACAACCCGGTGTGTGGAACAGATGGTAAATCCTACATTACCCCCTGTCACGTAAGAGAGGCTTCGTGCTTGAAGCAGGTGAAGATTGATGTGAAGCATCTAGGGAGGTGTCCAGGTAATGCCACGTTTTAATCTTTAAATGTAATTTAGAAACATGTCATTTTATGCCCTATGTACTGTATTTACACTGCGTTCTGGGGAAAAACATTGGATTGTGGCTTTCGATGGATTAGATTTATTATTCACTATCTCAGGGAAATAAAATAAATCACAATTTCATATTTGACTGAGATTATTGATGTAGTGATGAGGGGATCCTGCTGTAATGCAACATCCTACTTAATAGTTGAGTACAGTGTCCTAGATATCCTCCCCTGCATGGGTTCCTGGTGCCAGTCCTGATATTCCTGATATGTGCTGTGTTTATATAAGCATCCCACCCACCAGTCTTAACTTTCCTCTACATCTATATCACTTTATACTGGCAGTGACCTATATGATGGCTAGTTAATGTCAAACTCTGATGTTTCTGTTGTGAACACATTCAGAACAATATGATGCCCACCCCAATTGGTTGATTGATTCTCACTATGACTATGCAGTGTGCTGTTCGGTGATGACTGAGACTATTAGGTTTGTCCCGACATACAACATATTTCTACAGTGCATCAAAAGACTTGAGATTCTTCTTTCAAATGTAGACTACACTGTGGACATGACCTCAATCTGGATGCACACAATTGGGATTTGGGGCACATTATAATGACCAAGGGGCAACCAGCTGGTCAGAGAACTACAAATATGTTTCTCCTCTCTTACCAGAACATCTGTTTAAAGCCATAAAAAAAATGTAGTTCTCCATTTGAGGGCAAAGATGTACTACCCCAAATGTGGCCCTGTTTTAAAAACGTCTCAAAATCTAGTTCTAAAAAGAGTAGGGCTAAAATATCTATTTACATAAattatctatatatttttttgtttcacCAAATATTACATGAACTTGAATACCTTTTTCAAAATGCAGTAGAATACATCCCACCCTGGAAATCTGATAActagttagggattcctataatTTCACATTACTAAtgtaagtcattctggataagagcgtctgctaaatgaccatggTGATATTATTTGTAACCATGGTGATATTACATTCATTCTCAGAGTAATTGTTGTGCATGTTCTGAGATGTTTTTTAACAACATTTGTCATGTGACCCTATGTACGTGTCTATCTCTTAAATCAGTTTTGAGGCATTTCTGCTGACGGTGCAGTTGGCCAATTCTTGCAGGAGGGCCATTAAATGTAGTGAAGCATGCCTGTGTGTCACCCTACATCTCAACAGGCCAAATTGCCCTCAAGTTAAACCCAGTCACTCGCCACTTATCTATAATTTATTTCATTTTGTAATGCAAATGAACATTGCAAAGGCATGCACGTATTACAATAACTGTCTGTCAGAGTAATGTTACCAACAGCCTCGTGCTTCGACTGGCCCAAATAGAAACCCGTTATACCCCTCACATTGTATCTATGGTCATCTTATTGTTGTATATCAGAAATGTGCATCCTAAACAGTACCGTCGGTTATAAAAATGGTAGGTATCTTACTTGTACAAAATCTACATCATATAACTAACATTCAACTGGTTTGTTGATTAACCAAATGTATTTTAATGAGGCCGTGTCAGAATGCTAGTTTACTGCTATTTTTACTTGGGATATTAACTATATTACAGCAGAAATAGTATTTATAGTCCGTCCTTGAGGTGGAGCAgaaatgtgtgtaaaatactatGACAGCTTTTCCTCTCTATCATGCCACAGCTTGCTCCAGAAGTGGGGGCACTTTTCAAGCCGTGGTACGCTCTGGTAACTAGGGCTCTCTTAGAACATGGAGCTGGAACACTATTTCCCAGAGTCCCTCCAATTCCATTTATTTTCAGCTTCTTACAGTTGAAAAACTATTTTTAAGCAAGATCTAGCCTAAATAATTCTTTCACATTTAAAATGCTGCTGTCTGTAGCTACTGAAAGGATGGCTTGCTCAGAAAAATACGTTTTGATTTAgccaaaatactttttttttagcCGATTTGTAATATTGGGAAATTTCTGTCTTGCACTCAGATATTTATCTTGTTTTTAGAAAAGGGGAAGAAGAAAGACGAAGACGATGGTAGCAACAGCAAGACTGATCTTTTTGGTATGGCTGCTCCCTTTTACCACACTCTGTTATGATGTTGTTATGGTAGTTGATTTATCTCAGACCATGGTTCATGTTGTCTATATGGAAATAATGCTGTTATACTATTACATCTCTACAAAGCATATTTCTGCTCTGTGATAAATGTCATTTATATTTGAATTGCAACTGAGGACAAGGCCTAGTGCGCTCTTTAATATTTATATCATCCATATTAATatctgtgattttctggataccTTTAAAGACACGGCAGACATAGGGGAGGATAGAGCTTATGGAGGGATCCCCACCCTCTGCACAGAGGACTACGCCAACTTCTGTGAACACGGCCAATGTGAAATCAAGTATAGCATCCCCACCTGCCGGTAAGAAAACATGGTGTCTCATTGTCTTACATACCTGTGTATGCTGTGTTTAATCTCTTTTTGTCCTAATTCATAGataattactgtgtaattaccatCTCACCATGTAATTTCTTAGTAAACACCTGGTAATTTCTGTATCATGAAATTAAGTGCTAACGGTTTGGTTGTCTCCCCAGGTGTGACTCGGGCTACACTGGCCAGCAGTGTGAGGAGATCCAAGACTTCAACATCCTGTACGTGGTGCCCAGTGGACAGAAACTCCACTATGTTCTCATAGCAGCCGTCATCGGAGCCGTACAGATCGCCATTATCGTTGCCGTTGTCATGTGTTTCACAAGGTGGGTGTGCTCTCCAAAGTGACCTATCTGATCTTATTAGCACATTTCTGATAAGCAGATTAAAATGTTCTATCTTTTATAAGCCATTTTTTGTAAACAACATGCAGTAGCATAAATGAGTAAGTCTTATGGAAGATGCTATGCCAAATGTAACAATGTTTGTCATTTGACAAAAGGTAGTGACTATAAAAGGTGTAGTGTATGTATACGTTGCTATACAAATGTATACAATCATAATTGATTTAATATTTTTCAAGCTAATTTCTAGTGCTGAGTAATGTGTTTTGTGAGGCATTCAAAAATTACAGTTTGATGTTATTCTGTTGTCTTTTTTTTAATAGGAGGTGTCCCAAAACCCAGAGGGGACGAAGACAACAGCAACACCTTGGACACTTTCCCTCCGGGACTTCATCCAGGATGATGTAGCTGTTTTTTAAATGCATTTTTGCACCACATGGATCACATTTTAATATCTGTTGTTTTGTCTCCTTTATTTTGAAtggatgtttatttatttattttctctaaTGGGGCCTTGTTTTTCTCTCCCTTCTGGACATATGCAGCTCTTGCTGCTTTTTGTCAGACTGCTGCATTATTTCTTTTCTCAGACGGGCAGAAAAAGGACAGCCATTCTACCCTGATCATCCATTGTTTGCAAGGTGGTAGTGGTAGCTTTAGATATACAAACCTTGGACACCTAGGGACCGGACTCATGCTATTTATCAGCGGCACCGACTTTGTCTCAGtaccttttctttttttttacgaAATACAACTATATACCAAATGCAGTTTTCTATAAATGAGGTATAAGCTGATGTGTACAGTTTGTTTTGGTTATTTTTCAATATACCATTTAGGGGATGGAACACTTTTTTGGACTAGGTActaatttaaatgtttttatatataatttGTTTGTTGTTTATGTTCTAATGTTGTTTGTATTATTGCTAATGAAATAGTTGTAAACAGATTTTATTGTAGATCTTGCATATAGCATGAGCTGTGAAAATGTGTTTAGTGATGTAGTTTTAGTATAATTAAATTATCTGTGTTTCAAACGCTCGTGTTGCCTTCATATTATTATGACTAGTTCAATGACAGAGCCAAAATAATTTTCAGAGAATAATTTATCACAATGTTAAAATTGTTATGGAAGAAAAGGCGTATTCATATGATGTTAttgtaaaaataaatacactGGTTTTATTGCAGTTCTTGATTTACTTTGTTAAATAAAAACATCTATAACATTGTATAACATTTGGAATCAAACAGGTATTTTATCAGACAGCATTATCCAATGGCAATAACCATGTAGATTAGCAGCTTGCAGTTTTGTTTTCCCTGGACAGGTCACATGGTCGGGAAAGACTTGGATCCCTAGTTATAAAActgcatgtacagtgccttcagaaagtattcacactttttgcacattttgttgtgttacagcctgaatttaaaatggattaaattgagattttttgtcactggcctacacacaatatcccataatgtcaaagtgggatcatgtttttgaaatttttacaaattaattaaaaatgaaaagctgaaatgtcttgagttaataagtattcaacccctttgttatggcaagcataaatacaagttgcatggactcattctgtgtgcaataatagtgtttaacatgatttttgaatgactacctcatctatgtaccccacacatacaattttatgtaaggtacctcagtcgagcagtgaatttcaaacacaaattgaaccacaaagaccagggaggttttccaatgcctccaaAGAAGGtcatctattggtagatgggtaaaaaaaagcagacattgaatatccctttgagcatggtaaagttattaattacactttggatggtgtatcaatacacccagtcacaacaaagatacaggcgtccttcctaactcagttgctggagaggaaggaaaccactcagggatttcaccatgaaacagttccagagtttaatggctgcaataggagaagactgaggatggctcaacaacattctagttactccacaatactaacctaattgacagagtgaaaagaaggaagcctgtacagaataaactttttaaaacatgcatcctgtttgcaacaaggcacgaaagtaatactgcaaaaaatgtggcaaagcaattcacttttctatcctgaatacaaagtgttatgttggggcaaatccaatacaacacattactgagtaccactcttcatattttcaagcatagtggtggctaaaTCATGTTATGGCAGTGGAGACTCCTcagaagaggaaggggaggaccatcctactcagcgaatttcataaaaataaaaatagtggaacattttcaagttatcccttttagataaaactatactaaatatattcacgtcaccaaataattgattgtcacgaatgtcggtggaatgcggtaggccagagtcaagcgcaggacacagaatgagatgaagaaacactttactgagtagtaaagaaatacaagcaaaaccctccaaaacaacaaaggaggagCAAAACCCACTCACAAAAGGACACTCGTACAATCAAAATAAACACGCACACCAAACAGTGGAcgtgaacaggttaaataggaagacaaactaacataataggGGACAGGTgtgcaacaacagacaacaatcaaatgaacatagaaacatataacatagagcggcagcagctagtaatccggtgacgacgaacgccaaagcctgcccgagccagaaggaagggcagtcttggcagaatccgtgacagtaccccccggccttggggatggccaggaggacgcgatgcggggcgagtggcgcagtggtctaaggcactgcatcgcagctgtaccactagagatcctggttcgaatccaggctctgtcgtagccggccgcgaccgggagacccatgtggcggcacacaattggcccagcgtcgtccagggtaggggagggaatggccggcagggatgtagctcagttggtagagcatggcgtttgcaacgccagggttgtgggttcaattcccacgggggtccagtatgaaaaaaaaatatatataataataataataatgtatgcactcactaactgtaagtcgctctggataagagcatctgctaaatgacgtaaatgtaaatgtaatgattctgatggaattctctcaacaaggagggatcgaggatatccctcctagCAACCCAGCagcgctcctccggaccgtacccctcccactccacgagatactgcaggccccccatccaacgcctcaaatccaggatggaacggaccgagtacgccggtgccccctccatgtccagtgggggcggaggaacctcccgtatctcagactcctggagtggaccagctaccaccggcctgaggagagacacatggaacgaggggttaatacgataattaataggaagctgtaacctataacatacctcgttcaatctcctcaggactttaaatggacCCACAAACCGCCTACCCaacttccagcagggcaggcgaaggggcaaacccttgaggtgaactgggaaccccgatcagacactatatcctcaggcaccccgtagtgccggaagacgtgtgtaaaaagggcctcggcagtttgtagggccgtagggagtccgggcagaggaaggaggcgacaggacttagaacaccgatccacaacgaccaggatggttgtgttccctcttgagggaggaagatcagtcataaaatccaccgataggtgggaccacggtccttgtggaatgggtaggggttgtaatttccatCTGGGCaggtctaggagccttacactggtcgcacaccgagcaggaggaaacataaaccctcacgtccttggctaaggtaggccaccagtacttcccactaagaccctctggacactggggaggagagggttcgctacgtaacgcccgctcgatgtccgcgtcaacctcccacaccaccggtgccaccagacacgacgccggaagtatgggagtgggctccacggaactctcctctgtgtcatacagtcgggacagagcatctgtcttagcattctgggagcccggcctgtaagaaagggtgaaaacaaaacgggttagaaacatggaccaccttgcctggcgagggtgtactccagattgcggtggtcagtcaaaatgagaaaagggtgtttagccccctcaagccaatgtctccacgctttcagggctTTGACCACCGCCAACAACTCCCGTCCCACACATCATAGTCTTCGAAaataaagcacaggggcggagcttgggtggcgtgcccgagcgctgaga
This sequence is a window from Coregonus clupeaformis isolate EN_2021a chromosome 7, ASM2061545v1, whole genome shotgun sequence. Protein-coding genes within it:
- the LOC121569196 gene encoding tomoregulin-1-like codes for the protein MSIKYPLSSHGPSAGSFLSVLCLLAVSILPGAQASYPESSECVSGKGKGCLDLSEKKSDLRVCDAATCRYGGTCQENGADLKCVCQFHCSKKYIPVCGSNGDTYQNECFLRRAACKQQKSISQVSEGACYTDGSSGSGDGDDEGSGTGRRKKPTKCVNCKFGAECDVDSEDVLCMCNIDCSGHNDNPVCGTDGKSYITPCHVREASCLKQVKIDVKHLGRCPEKGKKKDEDDGSNSKTDLFDTADIGEDRAYGGIPTLCTEDYANFCEHGQCEIKYSIPTCRCDSGYTGQQCEEIQDFNILYVVPSGQKLHYVLIAAVIGAVQIAIIVAVVMCFTRRCPKTQRGRRQQQHLGHFPSGTSSRMM